The Astyanax mexicanus isolate ESR-SI-001 chromosome 14, AstMex3_surface, whole genome shotgun sequence genome window below encodes:
- the spata7 gene encoding spermatogenesis-associated protein 7 homolog isoform X3, translating to MLSHYKKIYSAKAVVDCAVPTSMCRNVKYLDQKRREQLKQDGSERAQSARSFSQRSIRLNTVTPCSSKHTRPSVRGAEGAHFDQGDSVLSSPRFNTSFHFKQIAYASKMTTNSQNYRPASELSYRSPNSHWHHFTPSCTTSTSQKKFKSFQDPTQKTYSGDVMHKHAHYFTEEKPFTPRTLKSDCKSTLSTYRYYTPGRGKEAEAKSTSKFRRQETYHGSTHNKQWSSAGQESPQPYSPEHEWSDEESNVFGNTYSTANKYRDGGFPVSSSRVSPEGMKSPVMKKVTAVEQEVKYLEFITDVTDDILARGIYSDRVLELVFERHIDMNRHRLDKDKMRHLLDDLRNDLQRPIAAPVMVLEKEDKDSFLLPRHKYSGLEQELTFMTKENDSRPLSCTVFDKDTEINVVSPSLHFTPVNGKVSESATPYGQQDEEGHTDLQFDYRKSNAVSPSLENQQMNKEEEHQNDEPTADDELVKEFDELGRNMTDSLIVSETHGSKVNIEQDSEKLSDDEF from the exons ATGCTGTCCCATTACAAAAAGATATACTCAGCAAAAG ctgTAGTGGATTGTGCAGTACCTACAAGTATGTGTcgtaatgtaaaat ACCTAGATCAAAAGCGGCGTGAGCAGCTAAAACAGGATGGATCAGAACGGGCCCAGTCAGCAAGGTCCTTTTCACAGAGGAGCATCCGGTTGAATACTGTGACCCCATGCTCATCCAAACAT ACAAGACCTTCGGTTCGAGGTGCAGAGGGTGCCCATTTCGACCAAGGGGACTCTGTCTTATCCTCACCTAGATTCAATACCTCATTTCATTTCAAGCAAATTGCATATGCATCCAAAATGACCACAAACTCTCAGAACTATCGACCTGCATCGGAGTTAAGTTACAGGAGCCCAAATTCTCATTGGCACCACTTCACACCTTCATGTACCACATCAACTAGTCAGAAGAAGTTTAAAAGCTTCCAAGATCCTACACAGAAAACCTACAGTGGTGATGTAATGCACAAACATGCTCACTACTTTACTGAGGAAAAGCCATTTACTCCGAGAACACTGAAATCAGATTGCAAATCCACACTCTCTACCTATCGGTATTACACACCTGGCAGAGGAAAAGAAGCAGAGGCGAAAAGCACATCTAAATTTCGTCGACAAGAGACTTACCATGGAAG CACACACAACAAGCAGTGGTCTTCAGCAGGACAGGAGTCACCCCAA ccATACAGCCCTGAACATGAATGGTCTGATGAAGAGTCAAATGTGTTTGGCAATACTTACAGCACAGCAAATAAGTATAGAGACGGTGGATTTCCTGTTTCCTCTTCAAG GGTGTCACCAGAGGGAATGAAGTCCCCAGTAATGAAAAAAGTGACAGCAGT AGAACAAGAAGTAAAGTATCTGGAGTTTATTACTGATGTAACAGATGATATTTTGGCACGAGGGATCTACTCTGACAG GGTTCTGGAGCTTGTTTTTGAACGCCATATTGATATGAATAGACACCGATTAGACAAG GACAAAATGCGCCACCTTCTGGATGATTTACGAAATGATCTACAACGTCCCATCGCTGCTCCTGTAATGGTACTTGAAAAGGAAGACAAGGACAGTTTCCTGTTGCCTAGACACAAGTATTCAGGCCTGGAGCAAGAGCTGACATTCATGACTAAAGAAAATGATTCTAGGCCTCTATCTTGCACAGTCTTTGATAAGGACACAGAGATTAATGTTGTATCTCCTTCATTACATTTCACACCAGTAAATGGCAAAGTCTCTGAGAGTGCCACACCTTACGGACAACAAGATGAAGAGGGTCATACAGATCTGCAGTTTGATTACAGGAAAAGCAATGCAGTATCCCCCAGTTTGGAAAACCAGCAAATGAACAAAGAAGAGGAACATCAAAACGATGAGCCGACAGCAGATGATGAGCTTGTGAAAGAGTTTGACGAACTTGGTAGGAACATGACCGACTCCCTAATTGTATCTGAGACACATGGCTCAAAAGTGAACATTGAACAGGACTCAGAGAAACTTAGTGATGATGAATTTTGA
- the spata7 gene encoding spermatogenesis-associated protein 7 homolog isoform X1 codes for MGYWAEYRVMDAKRAFYHGSTGSLTNQHIVKDHMLSHYKKIYSAKAVVDCAVPTSMCRNVKYLDQKRREQLKQDGSERAQSARSFSQRSIRLNTVTPCSSKHTRPSVRGAEGAHFDQGDSVLSSPRFNTSFHFKQIAYASKMTTNSQNYRPASELSYRSPNSHWHHFTPSCTTSTSQKKFKSFQDPTQKTYSGDVMHKHAHYFTEEKPFTPRTLKSDCKSTLSTYRYYTPGRGKEAEAKSTSKFRRQETYHGSTHNKQWSSAGQESPQPYSPEHEWSDEESNVFGNTYSTANKYRDGGFPVSSSRVSPEGMKSPVMKKVTAVEQEVKYLEFITDVTDDILARGIYSDRVLELVFERHIDMNRHRLDKDKMRHLLDDLRNDLQRPIAAPVMVLEKEDKDSFLLPRHKYSGLEQELTFMTKENDSRPLSCTVFDKDTEINVVSPSLHFTPVNGKVSESATPYGQQDEEGHTDLQFDYRKSNAVSPSLENQQMNKEEEHQNDEPTADDELVKEFDELGRNMTDSLIVSETHGSKVNIEQDSEKLSDDEF; via the exons ATGGGATACTGGGCTGAATATCGAGTCATGGATGCGAAGCGAG CATTCTATCATGGCTCGACTGGAAGTCTAACAAATCAGCACATTGTTAAAGACCACATGCTGTCCCATTACAAAAAGATATACTCAGCAAAAG ctgTAGTGGATTGTGCAGTACCTACAAGTATGTGTcgtaatgtaaaat ACCTAGATCAAAAGCGGCGTGAGCAGCTAAAACAGGATGGATCAGAACGGGCCCAGTCAGCAAGGTCCTTTTCACAGAGGAGCATCCGGTTGAATACTGTGACCCCATGCTCATCCAAACAT ACAAGACCTTCGGTTCGAGGTGCAGAGGGTGCCCATTTCGACCAAGGGGACTCTGTCTTATCCTCACCTAGATTCAATACCTCATTTCATTTCAAGCAAATTGCATATGCATCCAAAATGACCACAAACTCTCAGAACTATCGACCTGCATCGGAGTTAAGTTACAGGAGCCCAAATTCTCATTGGCACCACTTCACACCTTCATGTACCACATCAACTAGTCAGAAGAAGTTTAAAAGCTTCCAAGATCCTACACAGAAAACCTACAGTGGTGATGTAATGCACAAACATGCTCACTACTTTACTGAGGAAAAGCCATTTACTCCGAGAACACTGAAATCAGATTGCAAATCCACACTCTCTACCTATCGGTATTACACACCTGGCAGAGGAAAAGAAGCAGAGGCGAAAAGCACATCTAAATTTCGTCGACAAGAGACTTACCATGGAAG CACACACAACAAGCAGTGGTCTTCAGCAGGACAGGAGTCACCCCAA ccATACAGCCCTGAACATGAATGGTCTGATGAAGAGTCAAATGTGTTTGGCAATACTTACAGCACAGCAAATAAGTATAGAGACGGTGGATTTCCTGTTTCCTCTTCAAG GGTGTCACCAGAGGGAATGAAGTCCCCAGTAATGAAAAAAGTGACAGCAGT AGAACAAGAAGTAAAGTATCTGGAGTTTATTACTGATGTAACAGATGATATTTTGGCACGAGGGATCTACTCTGACAG GGTTCTGGAGCTTGTTTTTGAACGCCATATTGATATGAATAGACACCGATTAGACAAG GACAAAATGCGCCACCTTCTGGATGATTTACGAAATGATCTACAACGTCCCATCGCTGCTCCTGTAATGGTACTTGAAAAGGAAGACAAGGACAGTTTCCTGTTGCCTAGACACAAGTATTCAGGCCTGGAGCAAGAGCTGACATTCATGACTAAAGAAAATGATTCTAGGCCTCTATCTTGCACAGTCTTTGATAAGGACACAGAGATTAATGTTGTATCTCCTTCATTACATTTCACACCAGTAAATGGCAAAGTCTCTGAGAGTGCCACACCTTACGGACAACAAGATGAAGAGGGTCATACAGATCTGCAGTTTGATTACAGGAAAAGCAATGCAGTATCCCCCAGTTTGGAAAACCAGCAAATGAACAAAGAAGAGGAACATCAAAACGATGAGCCGACAGCAGATGATGAGCTTGTGAAAGAGTTTGACGAACTTGGTAGGAACATGACCGACTCCCTAATTGTATCTGAGACACATGGCTCAAAAGTGAACATTGAACAGGACTCAGAGAAACTTAGTGATGATGAATTTTGA
- the spata7 gene encoding spermatogenesis-associated protein 7 isoform X2 yields the protein MRSEVTNAFYHGSTGSLTNQHIVKDHMLSHYKKIYSAKAVVDCAVPTSMCRNVKYLDQKRREQLKQDGSERAQSARSFSQRSIRLNTVTPCSSKHTRPSVRGAEGAHFDQGDSVLSSPRFNTSFHFKQIAYASKMTTNSQNYRPASELSYRSPNSHWHHFTPSCTTSTSQKKFKSFQDPTQKTYSGDVMHKHAHYFTEEKPFTPRTLKSDCKSTLSTYRYYTPGRGKEAEAKSTSKFRRQETYHGSTHNKQWSSAGQESPQPYSPEHEWSDEESNVFGNTYSTANKYRDGGFPVSSSRVSPEGMKSPVMKKVTAVEQEVKYLEFITDVTDDILARGIYSDRVLELVFERHIDMNRHRLDKDKMRHLLDDLRNDLQRPIAAPVMVLEKEDKDSFLLPRHKYSGLEQELTFMTKENDSRPLSCTVFDKDTEINVVSPSLHFTPVNGKVSESATPYGQQDEEGHTDLQFDYRKSNAVSPSLENQQMNKEEEHQNDEPTADDELVKEFDELGRNMTDSLIVSETHGSKVNIEQDSEKLSDDEF from the exons ATGCGAAGCGAGGTAACTAACG CATTCTATCATGGCTCGACTGGAAGTCTAACAAATCAGCACATTGTTAAAGACCACATGCTGTCCCATTACAAAAAGATATACTCAGCAAAAG ctgTAGTGGATTGTGCAGTACCTACAAGTATGTGTcgtaatgtaaaat ACCTAGATCAAAAGCGGCGTGAGCAGCTAAAACAGGATGGATCAGAACGGGCCCAGTCAGCAAGGTCCTTTTCACAGAGGAGCATCCGGTTGAATACTGTGACCCCATGCTCATCCAAACAT ACAAGACCTTCGGTTCGAGGTGCAGAGGGTGCCCATTTCGACCAAGGGGACTCTGTCTTATCCTCACCTAGATTCAATACCTCATTTCATTTCAAGCAAATTGCATATGCATCCAAAATGACCACAAACTCTCAGAACTATCGACCTGCATCGGAGTTAAGTTACAGGAGCCCAAATTCTCATTGGCACCACTTCACACCTTCATGTACCACATCAACTAGTCAGAAGAAGTTTAAAAGCTTCCAAGATCCTACACAGAAAACCTACAGTGGTGATGTAATGCACAAACATGCTCACTACTTTACTGAGGAAAAGCCATTTACTCCGAGAACACTGAAATCAGATTGCAAATCCACACTCTCTACCTATCGGTATTACACACCTGGCAGAGGAAAAGAAGCAGAGGCGAAAAGCACATCTAAATTTCGTCGACAAGAGACTTACCATGGAAG CACACACAACAAGCAGTGGTCTTCAGCAGGACAGGAGTCACCCCAA ccATACAGCCCTGAACATGAATGGTCTGATGAAGAGTCAAATGTGTTTGGCAATACTTACAGCACAGCAAATAAGTATAGAGACGGTGGATTTCCTGTTTCCTCTTCAAG GGTGTCACCAGAGGGAATGAAGTCCCCAGTAATGAAAAAAGTGACAGCAGT AGAACAAGAAGTAAAGTATCTGGAGTTTATTACTGATGTAACAGATGATATTTTGGCACGAGGGATCTACTCTGACAG GGTTCTGGAGCTTGTTTTTGAACGCCATATTGATATGAATAGACACCGATTAGACAAG GACAAAATGCGCCACCTTCTGGATGATTTACGAAATGATCTACAACGTCCCATCGCTGCTCCTGTAATGGTACTTGAAAAGGAAGACAAGGACAGTTTCCTGTTGCCTAGACACAAGTATTCAGGCCTGGAGCAAGAGCTGACATTCATGACTAAAGAAAATGATTCTAGGCCTCTATCTTGCACAGTCTTTGATAAGGACACAGAGATTAATGTTGTATCTCCTTCATTACATTTCACACCAGTAAATGGCAAAGTCTCTGAGAGTGCCACACCTTACGGACAACAAGATGAAGAGGGTCATACAGATCTGCAGTTTGATTACAGGAAAAGCAATGCAGTATCCCCCAGTTTGGAAAACCAGCAAATGAACAAAGAAGAGGAACATCAAAACGATGAGCCGACAGCAGATGATGAGCTTGTGAAAGAGTTTGACGAACTTGGTAGGAACATGACCGACTCCCTAATTGTATCTGAGACACATGGCTCAAAAGTGAACATTGAACAGGACTCAGAGAAACTTAGTGATGATGAATTTTGA